Proteins encoded within one genomic window of Amorphoplanes friuliensis DSM 7358:
- a CDS encoding sirohydrochlorin chelatase yields MRPARLAVVLVAHGSRDPRAAQATEALARAVGEAYPLWDVRASYLDHSVPRPRQVLADFEARGHRRAIMLPLLLTAAYHGRVDVPGEITAARADGLTLDVTLADVLGPLNGTVPTDLLNALQSRLAEATDGDEADRLDAVVLTAAGTRDAGARATVDQAAAALGARLGIPCRVAYASAAPPLSGEAVAELHAEGHHRVGLASYFLAPGLLYDNTVRSAREAGVVAVAEPMTDTPDLVALVASRVNAAATARPAAAYAA; encoded by the coding sequence ATGCGGCCTGCACGTCTAGCTGTCGTTCTGGTCGCCCACGGCAGCCGCGACCCCCGCGCCGCCCAGGCCACGGAAGCGTTGGCCCGGGCGGTGGGGGAGGCGTACCCGCTGTGGGACGTCCGAGCGTCCTACCTCGACCACAGCGTCCCCCGCCCTCGCCAGGTCCTCGCTGATTTTGAAGCCCGGGGCCACCGCCGCGCGATCATGCTGCCGCTGCTTTTGACGGCGGCCTATCACGGCCGCGTCGACGTCCCGGGAGAGATCACTGCGGCCCGGGCGGACGGCCTGACCCTGGACGTCACTCTCGCCGACGTCCTGGGCCCCCTCAACGGCACTGTCCCCACCGACCTCCTGAACGCCCTCCAATCCCGCCTGGCCGAAGCAACCGACGGCGACGAGGCCGACCGGCTGGATGCGGTTGTGCTGACGGCGGCCGGGACGCGTGACGCCGGTGCCCGGGCGACGGTTGATCAGGCTGCGGCGGCGCTGGGCGCTCGCCTGGGGATCCCGTGCCGCGTTGCGTATGCCTCGGCGGCCCCACCGCTCTCCGGCGAGGCTGTGGCCGAGCTCCACGCTGAGGGGCACCACCGCGTCGGGCTGGCGTCCTACTTCCTCGCACCGGGGCTGCTCTACGACAACACGGTCCGCTCTGCGCGTGAAGCCGGCGTCGTCGCCGTGGCCGAGCCCATGACGGACACGCCCGACCTTGTCGCTCTGGTCGCAAGCCGCGTCAACGCAGCCGCAACGGCCCGCCCAGCTGCCGCCTACGCCGC
- a CDS encoding nitrite/sulfite reductase yields MALDSTPATKPAARPRKARGEGQWALGHREPLNPNERIKKDDNPLNVRARIENIYAHTGFAGIDPQDLRGRFRWWGLYTQRKAGIDGGRTAILEPHELEDEYFMLRVRIDGGALNLAQLRTIAEISTEFGRDTADITDRQNIQLHWIRVEDMPEIWRRLDAVGLQTTEACGDCPRIVLGSPVAGVSTEEVIDPTPAIDEILKRYIGDPRYSNLPRKFKSSLSWLADTPYQVNDISFLGVQHPVHGPGFDLWVGGGLSTNPRLAERLGVWVPLDEIPDVWEAVVSIYRDYGYRRLRTRARLKFLLADWGVAKFREILEKEYLGRALVDGPSAELPEKPIDHIGVHKQRDGKNYVGAAPVVGRSSGKQLSAVADLAEAHGSDRVRLTPYQKLLVLDVADDQVESLVTGLQGVGLEARPSAWRRGTMACTGIEYCKLAIVETKARGEELVARLEERLRDFDADISIHINGCPNACARTQVADIGLKGMLVMNAQGEQVEGFQVHLGGGLGMAQGQTAGFGRKLRGLKATAEELPVYVERLARNYLAGRSDGESFADWVIRAEEELLK; encoded by the coding sequence CGCTCGCCCCCGTAAGGCGCGTGGCGAAGGCCAGTGGGCGCTCGGACACCGCGAGCCGCTGAACCCGAACGAGCGGATCAAGAAGGACGACAACCCGCTCAACGTCCGGGCCCGGATCGAGAACATCTACGCGCACACCGGCTTCGCGGGCATCGACCCTCAGGACCTGCGCGGACGTTTCCGCTGGTGGGGGCTCTACACCCAGCGCAAGGCGGGCATCGACGGCGGCCGCACGGCGATCCTCGAGCCGCACGAGCTCGAGGACGAGTACTTCATGCTCCGCGTCCGCATCGACGGCGGCGCGCTCAACCTCGCGCAGCTGCGCACGATCGCGGAGATCTCCACCGAGTTCGGCCGCGACACCGCCGACATCACCGACCGGCAGAACATCCAGCTGCACTGGATCCGCGTCGAGGACATGCCGGAGATCTGGCGCCGGCTCGACGCCGTCGGCCTGCAGACCACCGAGGCGTGCGGCGACTGCCCGCGCATCGTGCTCGGCAGCCCCGTCGCCGGTGTCTCGACCGAGGAGGTCATCGACCCGACCCCGGCGATCGACGAGATCCTGAAGCGCTACATCGGCGACCCGCGCTACTCCAACCTGCCGCGGAAATTCAAGTCGTCGCTGTCCTGGCTCGCCGACACTCCGTACCAGGTCAACGACATCTCGTTCCTCGGTGTGCAGCACCCGGTGCACGGGCCCGGCTTCGACCTCTGGGTCGGCGGCGGCCTCTCCACCAACCCCCGACTGGCCGAGCGCCTCGGCGTGTGGGTGCCGCTGGACGAGATCCCGGACGTCTGGGAAGCCGTCGTCAGCATCTACCGCGACTACGGGTACCGCCGGCTCCGCACCCGGGCCCGCCTCAAGTTCCTGCTGGCCGACTGGGGTGTCGCGAAGTTCCGGGAGATCCTCGAGAAGGAATACCTGGGCCGCGCACTCGTCGACGGGCCGTCGGCCGAGCTCCCCGAGAAGCCGATCGACCACATCGGCGTCCACAAGCAGCGCGACGGTAAGAACTACGTCGGTGCGGCACCCGTCGTCGGCCGGTCCTCGGGCAAGCAGCTCAGCGCCGTCGCCGACCTCGCCGAGGCCCACGGATCCGACCGGGTGCGCCTCACGCCGTACCAGAAGCTCCTGGTCCTGGATGTGGCCGACGACCAGGTGGAATCCCTGGTCACCGGGCTCCAGGGAGTCGGGCTGGAGGCCCGGCCGTCGGCCTGGCGCCGCGGCACGATGGCCTGCACCGGCATCGAGTACTGCAAGCTCGCGATCGTCGAGACCAAGGCCCGCGGCGAGGAGCTGGTGGCCCGCCTCGAGGAACGCCTCCGCGACTTCGACGCCGACATCTCGATCCACATCAACGGCTGCCCCAACGCCTGCGCCCGCACCCAGGTCGCCGACATCGGCCTCAAGGGCATGCTCGTCATGAACGCGCAGGGCGAGCAGGTCGAGGGCTTCCAGGTCCACCTCGGTGGCGGCCTCGGCATGGCCCAGGGCCAGACCGCCGGCTTCGGCCGCAAACTGCGCGGCCTCAAGGCCACCGCCGAGGAGCTCCCGGTGTACGTGGAGCGGCTCGCCCGCAACTACCTCGCCGGCCGCAGTGACGGTGAGTCCTTCGCCGACTGGGTGATCCGGGCGGAAGAGGAGCTTCTCAAATGA
- a CDS encoding phosphoadenylyl-sulfate reductase, translating into MTVVTAAGLGLVSLGAPAAPADPTRRPATELKSLADAAGIALEGAPAEEIARWATSTFGDRFCVTSSMADAVVAHLFSRVAPGVDVVFLDTGLHFPETLKVRDIVARTMDVNVRSIRPRKTVGQQDGEFGPRLFARSPDECCFLRKVEPLERALSEYDSWATGLRRDESPTRANTPVVAFDAKKGKVKVNPIAAWTQADVDRYIARWNVPVNELFKKGYGSIGCWPCTRRTKAGEDPRAGRWAMFEKTECGLHV; encoded by the coding sequence ATGACTGTGGTGACCGCAGCCGGCCTGGGACTGGTGTCCCTCGGGGCGCCCGCCGCCCCCGCCGACCCGACCCGCCGTCCCGCAACCGAGCTGAAGTCGCTGGCCGACGCCGCCGGCATCGCTCTCGAAGGCGCCCCCGCCGAGGAGATCGCCCGCTGGGCGACCAGCACCTTCGGCGACCGCTTCTGTGTCACCAGCTCGATGGCCGACGCCGTTGTCGCCCACCTCTTCTCCCGGGTCGCGCCCGGCGTCGACGTCGTCTTCCTCGACACCGGCCTCCACTTCCCGGAGACCCTCAAGGTCCGCGACATCGTCGCCCGGACCATGGACGTCAACGTCCGCTCGATCCGCCCGCGCAAGACCGTCGGCCAGCAGGACGGCGAGTTCGGACCCCGGCTCTTCGCCCGCAGCCCCGACGAGTGCTGCTTCCTGCGCAAGGTCGAGCCCCTCGAGCGCGCCCTGAGCGAGTACGACTCCTGGGCCACCGGCCTGCGCCGCGACGAATCCCCGACCCGCGCGAACACCCCCGTGGTGGCGTTCGACGCGAAGAAGGGCAAAGTCAAGGTCAACCCCATCGCGGCGTGGACGCAGGCGGACGTCGACCGCTACATCGCCCGCTGGAACGTCCCGGTCAACGAGCTGTTCAAGAAGGGCTACGGCTCGATCGGCTGCTGGCCCTGCACCCGCCGCACCAAGGCCGGCGAAGACCCCCGCGCGGGTCGCTGGGCGATGTTCGAGAAGACCGAATGCGGCCTGCACGTCTAG